A stretch of the Streptomyces ortus genome encodes the following:
- a CDS encoding Glu/Leu/Phe/Val dehydrogenase dimerization domain-containing protein, with protein sequence MSLTWTDHVTGRQGHLVVDRLVRGVSSGGLRMRAGCTLAEVAGLARGMTMKEALHYNPEGRYIPLGGAKGGIDCDPRDPEAYGLLVRYLRAMRPYIEQHWTTGEDLGLTQDLVDRAATEAGLVSSIQAVYPLLDDEEAARRRLADAFAVEVDGIGLDELVGGCGVAESVLAALDRAGVAYAGTRVAVQGLGTMGGATARFLTRAGLRVVAVADVKGTIANAGGLDIDALLAARDTYGTVDRSVLRPADRELPLDAWLSAGAEVLVPAAVSYAVDTVNQEQITARWIVEAANMPVLPEAEELLAARGVIVLPDVVVNSGTNAWWWWTLFGDIGADAEEAFAYTRRSMRALIDRTLARAEADGSTPRAAAHALVEELLPEITDRFGWYR encoded by the coding sequence ATGTCGCTCACCTGGACCGACCACGTCACGGGCCGTCAGGGGCACTTGGTCGTGGACCGCCTGGTACGCGGTGTCTCCAGCGGCGGGCTGCGGATGCGGGCGGGGTGCACGCTGGCCGAGGTCGCGGGCCTGGCCCGGGGAATGACCATGAAGGAGGCCCTGCACTACAACCCGGAGGGCCGCTACATCCCGTTGGGCGGCGCCAAGGGAGGCATCGACTGCGATCCCCGGGACCCGGAGGCGTACGGCCTGCTCGTGCGCTATCTGCGCGCCATGCGCCCGTACATCGAGCAGCACTGGACCACCGGGGAGGACCTGGGCCTCACCCAGGATCTCGTCGACCGGGCCGCGACGGAGGCGGGCCTCGTGTCGTCGATCCAGGCGGTGTACCCGCTGCTCGACGACGAGGAGGCGGCCCGCCGGCGGCTGGCGGACGCGTTCGCGGTCGAGGTGGACGGCATCGGTCTGGACGAGCTGGTCGGCGGCTGCGGGGTGGCCGAGTCGGTGCTGGCGGCGCTGGACCGGGCCGGAGTGGCCTACGCGGGTACCCGGGTCGCCGTACAGGGCCTGGGCACGATGGGCGGGGCCACCGCCCGGTTCCTCACACGCGCGGGGCTGCGTGTCGTGGCGGTCGCCGACGTGAAGGGCACCATCGCCAACGCCGGGGGGCTGGACATCGACGCGCTGCTCGCCGCGCGGGACACCTACGGCACGGTCGATCGCTCGGTCCTGCGTCCCGCCGACCGTGAACTGCCCCTGGACGCCTGGTTGTCCGCGGGGGCCGAGGTGCTGGTACCGGCCGCGGTCTCGTACGCCGTCGACACGGTCAACCAGGAGCAGATCACGGCCCGTTGGATCGTAGAGGCGGCCAACATGCCCGTCCTGCCCGAGGCGGAGGAGCTGCTCGCCGCGCGCGGGGTCATCGTCCTGCCGGACGTCGTGGTCAACTCCGGTACCAACGCCTGGTGGTGGTGGACGCTGTTCGGTGACATCGGGGCCGACGCGGAGGAGGCGTTCGCGTACACGCGCCGCTCGATGCGCGCCCTGATCGACCGGACGCTCGCGCGCGCGGAGGCCGACGGTTCGACACCCCGGGCAGCCGCCCACGCCCTCGTCGAGGAACTCCTGCCGGAGATCACGGACAGGTTCGGCTGGTACCGCTGA
- a CDS encoding TetR/AcrR family transcriptional regulator — MARVRLGVAERQQELLRAAIGQIEERGVSAVRIADVANALGVSNALVLYHFSTKEKLVAAAFTYAAGDDLAHLRKLLGRRTTALRRLRAAVRWYAPTGQAKGWRLWIEGWAVSLREPVLRDVTRDLDRQWKAALIEVIAEGVAAGEFRCPDPTASALRLTALLDGLAVQMTAYPGAVSRARTQQWVDEALARELGLDHAGPQPAGPRTTGPRPAEPQTPDA, encoded by the coding sequence GTGGCGAGAGTGCGGTTGGGTGTGGCGGAGCGGCAGCAGGAGCTGCTGCGGGCCGCCATCGGGCAGATCGAGGAGCGGGGCGTGTCCGCGGTGCGGATCGCCGACGTGGCGAACGCGCTCGGTGTGAGCAACGCGCTGGTGCTCTATCACTTCTCCACGAAGGAGAAACTGGTCGCCGCCGCGTTCACGTACGCCGCCGGGGACGATCTCGCCCATCTGCGCAAGTTGCTCGGCCGCCGGACGACGGCCCTGCGGCGGCTGCGGGCCGCCGTGCGCTGGTACGCGCCGACCGGACAGGCCAAGGGCTGGCGGCTGTGGATCGAGGGCTGGGCGGTGTCGCTGCGCGAGCCCGTGCTGCGGGACGTCACCCGCGACCTGGACCGGCAGTGGAAGGCCGCGCTCATCGAGGTCATCGCCGAGGGCGTGGCGGCGGGTGAGTTCCGGTGCCCGGACCCGACCGCCAGCGCGCTGCGGCTGACCGCCCTGCTCGACGGGCTGGCCGTGCAGATGACGGCGTACCCGGGCGCGGTCTCCCGCGCCCGCACCCAGCAGTGGGTGGACGAGGCACTGGCCCGGGAACTGGGGCTCGACCACGCCGGGCCCCAGCCTGCCGGACCCCGGACTACCGGGCCCCGGCCTGCCGAGCCCCAGACTCCGGATGCCTGA
- a CDS encoding ATP-binding protein, with protein MSHLRAPAARADRREGGRHGRPVARTTPTLPETHIRPQLLRLAILPPLAVALSASAAVLFTVRTTGARPGTVLWIVLSGALAVAVAGIVIATVAADRAARSVHDRIGTLRRTTARGQADLLGLVEALRRGDGPPARRPRGRPAADADDFDLLAEDLAAAHDGAIGAVVQASQLSSHAGSEQKVEVFVNLARRLQSLVHREISILDELENEIEDPDLLKGLFHVDHLATRIRRHAENLAVLGGAVSRRQWSNPVCMTEVLRSATAEVEQYSRVKLVPPIGGTVRGHAVADVIHLLAELVENATVFSAPHTQVLLRADVVTSGLAVEVEDRGLGMPLAEQHKMNALLADPDQVNVASLLQDGRIGLFVVSQLARRHGIAVRLQTNIYGGVQAVLVVPQALLGDEEGAQTGALPGAPAPAGANGSSPARGAVPQTAPAVTGGLPQGTRAHGVPAHGAHGSPVHGSPGHEAPTQAAPAHEVSIHGTPAHEVSAHASPAHETPLHGTPAHGTPAGDVWTAVPVPTPAHAQPQSQSWSDGVPGGGAVVDGGGGGGPAPLPVRGAGSRANPAEAVPGIRPDDRQAVAENTVTPPTPRNGVVRGSMSRPQLPRRRAQEHLVPELRGGPAPRQESEFPVGHDPGLMAAFQRGIGLAEAQCAELDPMESARHDGSTGRMRHAAPHPTPTPPPLPRPSYDKSIPHGERCADRPRNRSRLADERPRTARTAHQKRGAALL; from the coding sequence ATGTCTCACCTTCGCGCACCGGCCGCACGCGCAGACCGCCGCGAGGGCGGGCGACACGGGCGACCGGTCGCCCGCACCACCCCCACGCTGCCCGAGACCCACATACGGCCCCAACTGCTCCGCCTCGCGATCCTGCCGCCCCTCGCGGTGGCCCTCAGCGCGAGTGCCGCGGTGCTCTTCACCGTCCGCACGACCGGCGCGCGACCCGGCACCGTGCTGTGGATCGTGCTCTCCGGAGCCCTCGCGGTGGCAGTCGCGGGCATCGTGATCGCCACCGTGGCCGCCGACCGGGCCGCCCGGTCCGTGCACGACCGCATCGGGACGCTGCGCCGCACCACCGCCCGGGGCCAGGCCGATCTGCTCGGCCTCGTCGAGGCACTGCGCCGCGGTGACGGGCCGCCCGCCCGTCGGCCGCGCGGCCGGCCGGCCGCGGACGCCGACGACTTCGACCTGCTCGCCGAGGACCTCGCGGCAGCGCACGACGGGGCGATCGGCGCGGTCGTCCAGGCTTCCCAGCTGTCCAGCCACGCGGGCAGCGAGCAGAAGGTCGAGGTCTTCGTCAATCTGGCCCGGCGGCTCCAGTCCCTCGTCCACCGCGAGATCTCGATCCTCGACGAGCTGGAGAACGAGATCGAGGATCCGGACCTGCTGAAGGGCCTCTTCCACGTCGATCACCTCGCCACCCGCATCCGCCGCCACGCCGAGAACCTCGCGGTGCTGGGCGGTGCCGTCTCGCGCCGGCAGTGGAGCAACCCGGTCTGCATGACCGAGGTGCTGCGGTCCGCGACCGCGGAGGTCGAGCAGTACTCACGGGTCAAGCTCGTACCGCCCATCGGCGGGACCGTACGCGGGCACGCCGTGGCCGACGTGATCCATCTGCTCGCCGAACTCGTCGAGAACGCCACGGTGTTCTCGGCCCCGCACACCCAGGTGCTGCTGCGGGCCGACGTGGTCACGTCGGGGCTCGCCGTCGAGGTCGAGGACCGCGGGCTCGGCATGCCGCTGGCCGAGCAGCACAAGATGAACGCGCTGCTCGCCGATCCGGACCAGGTGAACGTGGCGAGTCTGCTCCAGGACGGCCGGATCGGGCTGTTCGTGGTCTCCCAGCTCGCCCGCCGGCACGGGATCGCCGTCCGGCTGCAGACCAACATCTACGGCGGCGTACAGGCCGTACTGGTGGTGCCGCAGGCGTTGCTGGGGGACGAGGAGGGAGCGCAGACCGGGGCGCTGCCGGGAGCGCCGGCGCCGGCCGGGGCGAACGGCTCCTCCCCGGCACGGGGCGCGGTGCCGCAGACTGCTCCCGCCGTGACGGGGGGCCTGCCGCAGGGCACACGTGCGCATGGTGTCCCTGCGCATGGGGCGCATGGGTCGCCTGTCCATGGGTCTCCCGGCCATGAGGCACCGACACAGGCGGCTCCGGCCCATGAGGTGTCGATCCACGGGACCCCGGCCCATGAGGTGTCGGCCCACGCGAGCCCGGCCCATGAGACTCCGCTCCACGGGACCCCGGCCCACGGAACCCCGGCGGGCGATGTCTGGACCGCCGTGCCCGTGCCCACGCCCGCCCACGCGCAGCCGCAGTCGCAATCGTGGTCGGACGGTGTGCCCGGTGGGGGCGCCGTCGTGGACGGTGGTGGCGGGGGTGGTCCCGCACCCCTTCCCGTGCGGGGGGCCGGGAGCAGGGCCAACCCCGCAGAGGCCGTTCCCGGGATCCGGCCCGACGACAGGCAGGCCGTCGCCGAGAACACGGTCACGCCGCCCACCCCGCGCAACGGCGTGGTGCGCGGCAGCATGAGCAGGCCCCAACTGCCCAGGCGGCGGGCCCAGGAGCACCTCGTGCCCGAACTGCGCGGCGGCCCCGCGCCCCGGCAGGAGTCCGAGTTCCCCGTGGGACACGATCCCGGTCTGATGGCGGCGTTCCAGCGGGGCATCGGACTTGCCGAGGCCCAGTGCGCGGAGCTGGATCCCATGGAGTCCGCCCGGCACGACGGGAGCACCGGCCGGATGAGACACGCAGCCCCCCACCCCACCCCCACCCCACCTCCGCTCCCGAGACCTTCGTACGACAAGTCGATCCCCCATGGCGAGCGATGCGCCGACCGGCCACGCAACCGATCTCGACTGGCTGATGAGCGGCCTCGTACAGCGCGTACCGCACACCAGAAGCGCGGTGCTGCTCTCCTGTGA
- a CDS encoding DUF742 domain-containing protein, whose amino-acid sequence MAAAGDGPWLDGAAGRLVRPYQVSNGRTRPSTALDLLSQVMSTGVTPLGYLGPEHAQALELCQDPVSVAEAAAHLKLPAAVTKVLLSDLVDCGALSMKPPTFHHNPTDRSLLEAVLDGLRRQL is encoded by the coding sequence GTGGCCGCGGCCGGCGACGGTCCCTGGCTCGACGGCGCGGCGGGCCGCCTGGTGCGGCCCTACCAGGTGAGCAACGGCAGGACCCGGCCGAGCACCGCGCTCGACCTCCTGTCCCAGGTGATGTCCACCGGCGTCACCCCCCTCGGTTACCTCGGCCCCGAACACGCCCAGGCGCTCGAACTCTGCCAGGACCCCGTCTCGGTGGCCGAGGCCGCCGCGCATCTGAAGCTGCCGGCAGCGGTGACCAAGGTGCTGCTGTCCGACCTCGTCGACTGCGGGGCGCTCTCCATGAAGCCCCCCACGTTCCACCACAACCCCACTGACCGGTCTCTTCTGGAGGCAGTGCTCGATGGACTACGACGACAGCTCTGA
- a CDS encoding GAF domain-containing protein, giving the protein MRYDPSRPAGRLLLTPEDKEAPARTCRLRVLGLGERAEPALDAFARRLAELAGAPYAMVNFVGEERQFFAGLHARPPHARPARTQPSHARPPQARIPGTGHDALDTGIGSGAGTGPGSGGDAARGDADLGRSAPRSLGPGRHMAREYGFCPHVVVRRKALVLEDVRDYPRFAGNPVVDEYGIHSYLGAPLLDRTGIALGTVCVTDVEPRPWGRSGLDTIKAMAAELVEQIELREVGL; this is encoded by the coding sequence ATGAGGTACGACCCGTCGCGCCCGGCCGGTCGGCTGCTGCTCACGCCCGAGGACAAGGAGGCACCCGCCCGAACGTGCCGACTGCGGGTGCTGGGCCTGGGGGAGCGCGCCGAACCGGCCCTCGACGCGTTCGCGCGGCGGCTGGCCGAGCTGGCCGGGGCGCCGTACGCGATGGTCAACTTCGTCGGTGAGGAACGGCAGTTCTTCGCGGGCCTGCATGCCCGGCCCCCGCATGCCAGGCCCGCGCGCACCCAGCCCTCACACGCCCGGCCCCCGCAGGCCCGGATCCCTGGCACCGGGCACGACGCCTTGGACACCGGCATCGGCAGCGGCGCCGGTACGGGCCCCGGCTCCGGCGGTGACGCGGCCCGCGGTGACGCCGACCTCGGCCGCTCCGCCCCGCGGTCCCTCGGTCCCGGCCGCCACATGGCCCGCGAGTACGGGTTCTGCCCCCATGTGGTGGTCCGCCGCAAGGCGCTGGTGCTGGAGGACGTCCGGGACTATCCGCGTTTCGCGGGCAATCCGGTGGTCGACGAGTACGGCATCCACTCCTACCTCGGCGCCCCTCTGCTCGACCGCACGGGCATCGCGCTCGGCACGGTGTGCGTCACCGATGTCGAGCCCAGGCCGTGGGGGCGGTCGGGCCTGGACACCATCAAGGCGATGGCGGCGGAGCTGGTCGAGCAGATCGAGTTGCGGGAGGTCGGACTATGA
- a CDS encoding SGNH/GDSL hydrolase family protein, whose product MIGSYVAVGDSFTEGVGDPGPDGAFVGWADRFAVLLADRRPEGDFTYTNLAVRGKLLDQIVEHQLRRARELAPDLVSFCAGGNDIIRPGTDPDEVAERYERAVADLTSAVGTVLVTTGFDTRDVPVLKHMRGKIATYNLHLRAIADRYNCPVLDLWSLKTIQDRRAWDGDRLHLSPEGHTRVALRAGQVLGLEVPADPDQPWPVLPPRGTMEMRRDNIQWAREYLVPWIGRRLRGESSGDRVEAKGSLSPHDIKSWIEAVA is encoded by the coding sequence GTGATCGGGTCGTACGTGGCGGTGGGGGACAGCTTCACCGAGGGCGTCGGCGACCCGGGCCCGGACGGGGCGTTCGTCGGCTGGGCCGACCGGTTCGCGGTACTGCTCGCGGACCGGCGGCCCGAGGGCGACTTCACCTACACCAACCTCGCGGTACGCGGGAAGCTGCTCGACCAGATCGTCGAGCACCAGTTGCGGCGGGCCAGGGAGCTCGCGCCGGACCTGGTCTCCTTCTGTGCGGGCGGCAACGACATCATCCGGCCGGGCACCGATCCCGACGAGGTCGCGGAGCGGTACGAGCGTGCGGTCGCGGACCTCACGTCGGCCGTCGGCACGGTCCTCGTGACCACCGGCTTCGACACCCGTGACGTACCCGTTCTCAAGCACATGCGCGGCAAGATCGCCACGTACAACCTGCATCTGCGGGCCATTGCCGACCGGTACAACTGTCCGGTGCTCGACCTGTGGTCCCTCAAGACCATCCAGGACCGGCGGGCCTGGGACGGCGACCGGCTCCATCTCTCGCCCGAGGGGCACACCCGGGTGGCGCTGCGCGCCGGCCAGGTGCTCGGCCTCGAGGTGCCGGCCGACCCGGACCAGCCCTGGCCGGTGCTGCCGCCGCGCGGGACGATGGAGATGCGGCGGGACAACATCCAGTGGGCACGCGAGTACCTGGTGCCGTGGATCGGCCGACGGCTGCGCGGGGAGTCCTCGGGCGACCGCGTGGAGGCGAAGGGAAGCCTGTCTCCCCACGACATCAAGTCGTGGATAGAAGCTGTGGCCTGA
- a CDS encoding MBL fold metallo-hydrolase, with product MTGSRSLSSGLRALRPAAFGVDPSGERMQRIRRSPNYADGVFRNPEGAPRPDGAMREFAKSYFRKEERVLRAPAGVVPVHSTTLADLAAPAASGLRLTWMGHSSVLAEIDGHRVLFDPVWGERCSPFAFAGPKRLHPVPLPLAALGPVDVVVISHDHYDHLDLPTIKALADTDTLFAVPLGVGAHLEHWGVPADRLRELDWHETTKVGGISLTATPARHFCGRGLRNTQHTLWASWVVAGDEHRIYHSGDTGYFKGFKDIGTEYGPFDATMIQIGAYSDFWPDIHMTPEEGMRAHLDLQGDRPTGVMMPIHWATFNLAGHPWAEPGEGTVSAAHAVGARVALPRPGEPFEPTAETAPSEPWWRGVALVPKGGWPTIEKTVAEGVATEETVAAEADVAKADVATAGRDTPRDKAADTGDPESVPTG from the coding sequence GTGACCGGCTCCCGTTCCCTGAGTTCCGGGCTCCGTGCTCTGCGCCCCGCCGCGTTCGGCGTGGATCCGAGTGGTGAGCGCATGCAGCGCATCCGCAGATCTCCGAACTACGCGGACGGCGTGTTCCGCAACCCCGAGGGTGCCCCTCGCCCGGACGGGGCCATGCGCGAGTTCGCGAAGTCCTACTTCCGCAAGGAGGAGCGCGTCCTGCGGGCTCCGGCGGGCGTCGTGCCGGTGCACTCCACGACCCTCGCCGACCTCGCCGCGCCCGCCGCCTCGGGGCTGCGGCTGACGTGGATGGGCCACTCCAGCGTGCTCGCGGAGATCGACGGACACCGGGTGCTCTTCGACCCCGTCTGGGGCGAGAGGTGCTCCCCGTTCGCCTTCGCCGGGCCCAAGCGGCTGCACCCGGTGCCCCTGCCGCTGGCGGCCCTCGGCCCGGTCGACGTGGTCGTCATCTCGCACGACCACTACGACCACCTCGATCTGCCCACGATCAAGGCGCTGGCGGACACGGACACGCTGTTCGCGGTGCCCCTCGGCGTCGGCGCCCATCTGGAGCACTGGGGCGTCCCGGCGGACCGGCTGCGCGAGCTGGACTGGCACGAGACGACGAAGGTCGGCGGGATCTCCCTCACCGCCACCCCCGCCCGGCACTTCTGCGGCCGGGGCCTGCGCAACACGCAGCACACCCTCTGGGCCTCCTGGGTGGTGGCGGGCGACGAGCACCGGATCTACCACAGCGGCGACACCGGCTACTTCAAGGGCTTCAAGGACATCGGCACCGAGTACGGCCCCTTCGACGCCACGATGATCCAGATCGGCGCGTACAGCGACTTCTGGCCCGACATCCACATGACGCCCGAGGAGGGCATGCGCGCCCACCTCGACCTCCAGGGCGACCGGCCCACCGGCGTGATGATGCCGATCCACTGGGCCACGTTCAACCTCGCGGGGCACCCGTGGGCCGAGCCGGGCGAGGGCACCGTCAGTGCCGCCCACGCGGTCGGTGCCCGGGTCGCGCTGCCCCGGCCGGGCGAGCCCTTCGAGCCCACGGCGGAGACCGCTCCGTCCGAGCCCTGGTGGCGGGGCGTGGCCCTGGTGCCGAAGGGCGGCTGGCCGACGATCGAGAAGACGGTCGCCGAGGGGGTTGCCACCGAGGAGACCGTCGCCGCGGAGGCCGATGTCGCGAAGGCCGATGTCGCGACCGCGGGTCGCGACACTCCGCGTGACAAGGCGGCGGACACCGGCGACCCGGAATCGGTGCCCACCGGATGA
- a CDS encoding GTP-binding protein, producing the protein MDYDDSSDPFPTALKILVAGGFGVGKTTFVGAVSEIAPLSTEELLTTVSAATDSLDGIENKVETTVAMDFGRITLDADHVLYLFGTPGQERFWFMWDELSEGALGAVVLADTRRLEDCFAAVDFFEQRGLGFIVAVNEFDGGFRYDPEEVRAAIDLDPGVPVVRCDARISSSGVQTLLTLVRHLLAHAPTRAPSHGAHT; encoded by the coding sequence ATGGACTACGACGACAGCTCTGACCCTTTCCCCACCGCGTTGAAGATCCTGGTGGCGGGAGGCTTCGGAGTGGGCAAGACCACCTTCGTCGGCGCGGTGAGCGAGATCGCGCCGCTCAGCACGGAGGAACTGCTGACCACGGTCAGCGCCGCGACCGACAGTCTCGACGGCATCGAGAACAAGGTCGAGACGACCGTCGCGATGGACTTCGGACGCATCACCCTCGACGCGGACCATGTGCTGTACCTGTTCGGCACGCCCGGACAGGAACGGTTCTGGTTCATGTGGGACGAGCTCTCCGAAGGCGCCCTCGGCGCGGTCGTCCTCGCCGACACCCGCCGCCTGGAGGACTGCTTCGCCGCCGTCGACTTCTTCGAACAGCGCGGCCTCGGCTTCATCGTCGCCGTCAACGAGTTCGACGGCGGCTTCCGCTACGACCCGGAAGAGGTGCGCGCGGCCATCGACCTCGACCCGGGCGTGCCGGTCGTGCGCTGCGACGCGCGGATCTCCAGTTCGGGGGTGCAGACCCTGCTCACGCTCGTCCGCCACCTGCTCGCCCACGCACCCACGCGCGCCCCCAGCCACGGAGCACACACATGA
- a CDS encoding O-methyltransferase — protein sequence MPTPPYTLAEPRVSAALTRMFEAAARDEETVSLVRGDLPHDRGALTAQELADAAQDVYMPVSADGGRLLYNLVRATKPATVVEFGTSYGISTLHLAAAVRDNGTGRVVTTEMSRTKAASARDTFAATGLDDVITVLEGDALQTLAALTQPVGFLFLDGWKDLCLPVLRLLEPHIAPGTLVVADDVDLPDLGPYLDHVRDTANAYHSVTFPVEDGLEISCRL from the coding sequence GTGCCCACCCCTCCGTACACCCTGGCGGAACCACGTGTCTCCGCCGCTCTGACCCGCATGTTCGAAGCCGCCGCCCGCGACGAGGAGACCGTGTCGCTTGTGAGGGGCGACCTGCCCCACGACCGGGGGGCGCTGACCGCGCAGGAACTCGCCGACGCGGCGCAGGACGTCTACATGCCGGTCTCCGCCGACGGCGGCAGACTCCTCTACAACCTCGTCCGCGCCACGAAACCGGCCACCGTCGTCGAGTTCGGCACCTCGTACGGCATCTCCACGCTTCACCTGGCCGCCGCCGTCCGCGACAACGGCACCGGCCGGGTCGTCACCACGGAGATGAGCCGGACCAAGGCGGCGTCGGCCCGCGACACCTTTGCCGCCACCGGTCTCGACGACGTGATCACCGTGCTGGAGGGGGATGCCCTCCAGACGCTCGCCGCACTGACGCAGCCGGTCGGCTTCCTGTTCCTGGACGGCTGGAAGGACCTCTGCCTGCCCGTCCTGCGGCTCCTTGAGCCGCACATCGCGCCCGGCACCCTGGTGGTCGCCGACGACGTGGACCTCCCCGACCTCGGCCCCTACCTCGACCATGTGCGCGACACGGCCAACGCGTACCACAGCGTCACCTTCCCCGTGGAGGACGGCCTCGAAATCAGCTGCCGCCTCTGA
- a CDS encoding roadblock/LC7 domain-containing protein, whose translation MASDAPTGHATDLDWLMSGLVQRVPHTRSAVLLSCDGLVKSVHGLDPDSADHMAALASGLYSLGRSAGVRFGDGGDVRQVVVELDSTLLFVSTAGSGTCLAVLAGRDADAAVLGYEMAMLVKSVRPYLMTAPRQHSVEPPAMRP comes from the coding sequence ATGGCGAGCGATGCGCCGACCGGCCACGCAACCGATCTCGACTGGCTGATGAGCGGCCTCGTACAGCGCGTACCGCACACCAGAAGCGCGGTGCTGCTCTCCTGTGACGGCCTCGTCAAGTCGGTGCACGGACTCGACCCGGACAGTGCCGACCACATGGCCGCCCTGGCCTCCGGGCTGTACTCCCTGGGCCGCAGTGCGGGCGTCCGCTTCGGCGACGGCGGCGACGTGCGCCAGGTCGTCGTCGAGCTGGACTCCACGCTGCTGTTCGTGTCCACCGCGGGTTCCGGCACCTGCCTGGCCGTGCTGGCCGGGCGCGACGCGGACGCGGCCGTACTCGGCTACGAGATGGCGATGCTGGTCAAGAGCGTCCGCCCGTACCTGATGACCGCGCCTCGGCAGCACAGTGTCGAACCGCCGGCGATGAGGCCTTGA